Proteins encoded within one genomic window of Candidatus Brevundimonas colombiensis:
- a CDS encoding acyl-CoA dehydrogenase family protein, producing the protein MTASFALTEPDSGSDAAALMSTAVRDGEDDVLNGAKRYITNAPMTGLITVMARTAADRLPGNAHVTPFLVPAGTPACASVQRIGRCGRGGALSADVFPDDVRVPATAVLGGKEGFGFRTAMKVLDRGRIHVAAVCVGQPWDVPVISGGLNDLCLGFRDPVENRVGLRLTDHELAWLFSATG; encoded by the coding sequence ATCACCGCCAGTTTCGCCTTAACCGAGCCAGACTCAGGTTCGGATGCCGCTGCTCTCATGTCCACGGCCGTTCGGGACGGTGAAGACGATGTTCTTAACGGCGCCAAACGTTACATTACGAATGCCCCGATGACTGGTTTGATCACCGTAATGGCGCGAACGGCTGCGGATCGTCTGCCCGGCAATGCTCACGTGACGCCGTTCCTTGTTCCGGCTGGGACCCCGGCGTGCGCATCGGTGCAAAGGATCGGAAGATGTGGCAGGGGGGGCGCTTTGTCGGCCGATGTCTTCCCGGACGATGTGCGCGTGCCGGCGACCGCTGTGTTGGGCGGTAAGGAAGGTTTTGGCTTCAGAACTGCAATGAAGGTTCTGGACCGTGGTCGCATTCATGTCGCTGCAGTCTGCGTCGGTCAGCCCTGGGACGTTCCGGTCATCTCGGGCGGTTTGAATGATCTCTGCCTGGGTTTCCGCGATCCGGTTGAGAACCGCGTTGGTCTTCGTCTCACCGATCACGAACTTGCCTGGCTTTTCTCCGCGACGGGCTGA
- a CDS encoding LacI family DNA-binding transcriptional regulator, with amino-acid sequence MPRPPSWKVRRGCGRRVFGRESLTSQSICRPQGVPDPTPTWSNAELRRPTIKDVAAHAGVSVMVASRALNNQPYVSAEAAKRVKEAVVALGFQQNAFARGLSSDRSFIVVMVIVPETPDASGEFQRHALLRCRELGYHLIVERAPGGAAPTPLIEGVLDRVRPEAVILWNRTADDPEVLAMLERRQVPYARIDADPANPAGLIAVDHQGLMVEVAKTAGHDALVFAQSDSQGWLGRLRGQALGAAMASVGLSFTLEAVGDGGFDTGRAYGEAVRRTDYGQTVFLCESATFAHGFLSAWEGEEEAPPPLICLEDTSSLRLLAPGVTRGVAPLAAMARAALDMLLTRSPAPPPMTVNLRKGV; translated from the coding sequence ATGCCGCGACCCCCGTCCTGGAAGGTTCGGCGCGGGTGCGGGCGGCGCGTCTTCGGCCGTGAATCATTGACGTCGCAATCAATCTGTCGTCCTCAGGGCGTGCCCGACCCCACACCAACCTGGAGCAACGCCGAGTTGAGGCGCCCGACGATCAAGGATGTTGCGGCACATGCGGGGGTCTCCGTCATGGTGGCTTCGCGTGCGCTGAACAACCAGCCATATGTCAGCGCTGAGGCGGCCAAGCGTGTGAAGGAGGCGGTGGTCGCCCTGGGCTTCCAGCAAAACGCATTCGCCCGGGGGCTCTCCAGCGACCGCTCCTTCATCGTCGTCATGGTGATCGTCCCCGAGACGCCGGATGCTTCGGGCGAATTCCAGCGTCACGCGCTGCTGCGTTGCCGCGAACTGGGCTATCATCTGATCGTTGAGCGTGCGCCGGGCGGAGCCGCGCCGACGCCGCTGATCGAAGGCGTCCTGGATCGCGTGCGACCAGAGGCCGTAATCCTCTGGAACCGAACGGCCGATGATCCGGAAGTCCTGGCCATGCTGGAGCGCCGACAGGTCCCCTACGCCCGCATCGACGCAGACCCGGCCAATCCGGCCGGTCTGATCGCCGTGGATCACCAGGGGCTTATGGTCGAGGTGGCGAAGACGGCAGGGCATGACGCACTGGTCTTTGCTCAATCCGACAGCCAGGGCTGGCTGGGCCGGTTGCGAGGGCAGGCGCTTGGGGCCGCCATGGCTTCAGTCGGCCTGTCGTTCACGCTTGAGGCGGTTGGCGACGGCGGTTTCGACACCGGGCGGGCCTATGGGGAAGCGGTCCGTCGGACGGACTATGGGCAAACCGTGTTCCTTTGCGAATCCGCCACCTTCGCCCATGGGTTCCTGTCGGCGTGGGAGGGGGAAGAAGAGGCGCCCCCGCCATTGATCTGTCTGGAAGACACAAGCAGCCTTCGCCTGCTGGCCCCCGGCGTGACCCGTGGCGTGGCCCCCCTGGCCGCCATGGCGCGGGCAGCGCTCGACATGCTTCTGACCCGATCGCCTGCACCCCCGCCGATGACGGTGAATCTGCGCAAAGGCGTCTGA
- a CDS encoding helix-turn-helix transcriptional regulator, which translates to MGTHIRTYSRTTQEALILMGGQIRLARKQRKMSEADLAGRIGIARSTLQLIEKGHEKVEIGLVFEAATLVGVPLFVSEPSRLTSQIERIEDKLALLPQAVRQRRSEVKDDF; encoded by the coding sequence ATGGGAACTCATATTCGCACCTATTCGCGCACAACCCAGGAGGCACTCATTCTGATGGGAGGGCAAATCCGTCTTGCCCGTAAACAGCGCAAGATGTCCGAGGCCGATCTGGCGGGGCGCATCGGGATCGCGCGCAGCACCCTGCAACTGATCGAAAAGGGTCATGAGAAGGTGGAGATCGGTCTGGTGTTCGAGGCCGCCACGCTCGTGGGCGTGCCGCTGTTCGTATCCGAGCCGTCTCGGCTCACCTCCCAGATCGAGCGGATAGAGGATAAGTTGGCTTTGTTGCCCCAGGCCGTTCGCCAGCGCCGTTCGGAGGTGAAGGATGACTTCTGA
- a CDS encoding HipA domain-containing protein produces the protein MTSEPKPAGQGRPADEAYVWIWLPGAVKPVVAGRIAPEGSLYVFNYGRSYLKRADAVPIYLPELPLGRGAMTPTPPLDMASCLRDGAPDAWGRRVIINRLTGLGGAAAQNVEFDELTFMLNSGSDRIGALDFQASAECYVAREQENATLEELLEAAERVERGEPVPPALDKALFHGSSIGGARPKALIQDGDTKFIAKFSATNDTYAVVKAEYVAMRLALLAGLQVAPVRLARANGKDVLLVQRFDREYRDGAWRRRGMVSALTMLGLSEMQARYASYIDLAQIVRARFTDAQPTLRELFARMVFNVLTGNSDDHARNHAAFWDGANLTLTPAYDICPQARTGRETNQAMAVHGEDRRSLLQNCRLSASSFLLSDADARDVIASQIASIRAGWVEVCDEAELSEVDRTFLWRRQFLNDYAFEGYVDGAPDDL, from the coding sequence ATGACTTCTGAACCGAAGCCCGCCGGACAAGGCCGCCCGGCGGATGAAGCCTATGTGTGGATATGGTTGCCCGGCGCGGTCAAGCCGGTCGTGGCCGGCCGGATCGCGCCGGAAGGCAGCCTGTACGTCTTCAACTATGGCCGTTCCTACCTGAAGCGGGCCGATGCGGTCCCGATTTATCTGCCCGAGCTTCCCCTTGGGCGGGGTGCGATGACGCCCACGCCGCCGCTCGACATGGCCAGTTGCCTGCGCGACGGGGCGCCCGATGCCTGGGGACGGCGCGTAATCATCAATCGTTTGACCGGGCTTGGCGGCGCGGCGGCGCAGAACGTCGAGTTCGACGAACTGACCTTCATGCTCAACTCCGGTTCCGACCGGATCGGCGCACTCGATTTTCAGGCGTCGGCGGAGTGCTATGTCGCGCGCGAGCAGGAGAATGCAACGCTTGAGGAGCTACTTGAGGCCGCCGAGCGGGTCGAACGGGGTGAGCCCGTTCCACCCGCACTCGACAAGGCGCTGTTCCACGGCAGTTCGATCGGCGGCGCACGGCCCAAGGCATTGATCCAGGATGGCGACACCAAGTTCATCGCCAAGTTCTCGGCGACCAACGACACCTATGCGGTCGTGAAGGCCGAATATGTCGCCATGCGTCTGGCCCTGTTGGCGGGATTGCAGGTCGCGCCGGTGCGACTGGCCAGAGCGAACGGAAAGGATGTCTTGCTCGTGCAGCGCTTCGATCGCGAATATCGGGATGGCGCCTGGCGACGCCGCGGTATGGTCTCCGCCCTGACGATGCTCGGCCTCAGCGAGATGCAGGCGCGTTATGCCAGCTATATCGACCTGGCCCAGATCGTGCGCGCGCGCTTCACAGATGCGCAACCGACGCTGCGCGAACTATTCGCGCGCATGGTGTTCAATGTGCTGACCGGCAACAGCGACGATCATGCCCGCAACCATGCCGCCTTCTGGGATGGCGCGAATCTGACGCTCACCCCCGCCTACGACATCTGCCCGCAGGCCCGAACCGGACGCGAGACGAACCAGGCGATGGCGGTTCATGGTGAGGATCGCCGTAGCCTGCTGCAGAATTGCCGACTCTCGGCTTCGTCTTTCCTGCTGAGTGATGCGGACGCACGCGATGTGATTGCGAGCCAGATCGCGAGCATTCGGGCCGGGTGGGTCGAGGTTTGTGACGAAGCGGAGTTGAGCGAGGTCGATCGGACGTTCCTGTGGCGACGGCAGTTTCTCAACGACTATGCGTTCGAAGGCTATGTCGACGGCGCTCCAGACGATTTGTGA
- a CDS encoding LacI family DNA-binding transcriptional regulator has product MTETSSSQRRPTIKDVAQHAGVSFKTVSRVVNNEPGVRAELRERVNASVEALGFKPNLAARSLSGGRSFLIGLISQQTEEDFRDNYSYLLAIEAGLLDRCRELGYSLAIEVVRAEADPKDELRAALGGMARDALILLPPVSDDAEVLAALEKTGAPLVRFSPTWGLDRTAHVRMDDDAAAFALTTALIEAGHRRIGLVAGHPRHGSASERRRGHVRALLAAGLDIDEALIAQGYFTEESGFEAARLLLDVADPPTAIFASNDNMAVGVRRAARERGLTVPVDLSVVGFDGLSTVLDGWPTLTTVRQPLYEMARAAIDAAHAIILGDAPPASVLDYVQLAGATISPPNPGAVRSAKRSDEIVG; this is encoded by the coding sequence GTGACCGAGACCTCTTCTTCGCAGCGCCGACCGACCATCAAGGATGTGGCGCAGCACGCGGGTGTGTCTTTCAAGACCGTCTCTCGCGTGGTCAACAACGAGCCCGGCGTACGCGCCGAATTGCGCGAACGGGTCAACGCTTCGGTCGAGGCCTTGGGCTTTAAGCCGAATCTCGCCGCCAGAAGCCTCAGCGGCGGCCGTTCCTTCCTGATCGGACTGATCAGTCAGCAGACGGAAGAGGACTTCCGCGACAACTACAGCTATCTGCTGGCCATAGAGGCGGGGCTGCTCGACCGGTGTCGGGAGCTTGGCTACAGCCTGGCGATAGAGGTGGTCCGCGCCGAGGCGGATCCAAAGGATGAACTGCGCGCGGCTCTTGGCGGCATGGCGCGAGATGCGCTGATCCTGTTGCCGCCCGTGTCCGACGACGCCGAAGTGTTGGCGGCCCTGGAAAAAACAGGCGCGCCTCTTGTTCGTTTTTCGCCGACCTGGGGTTTGGATCGCACCGCCCATGTGCGGATGGATGATGACGCCGCCGCCTTTGCTCTGACCACTGCGCTTATCGAGGCCGGTCATCGCCGGATCGGCCTGGTGGCGGGCCACCCCCGTCACGGCTCGGCTTCGGAACGGCGTCGCGGGCATGTCCGCGCACTCTTGGCGGCAGGTCTCGACATCGACGAGGCGCTGATCGCGCAGGGCTATTTCACCGAAGAGTCCGGCTTCGAAGCGGCTCGGCTTCTGCTGGATGTCGCCGACCCGCCCACCGCAATCTTTGCGTCCAACGACAATATGGCGGTGGGGGTCCGTCGCGCCGCCCGGGAACGCGGCCTGACCGTGCCCGTCGATCTGTCTGTCGTCGGCTTCGATGGTCTGTCGACTGTTCTCGACGGCTGGCCGACACTGACGACCGTGCGACAACCCCTATACGAAATGGCGCGGGCCGCCATTGATGCGGCGCATGCCATCATTCTGGGCGACGCCCCGCCTGCATCGGTTCTGGACTATGTTCAGCTTGCCGGAGCTACCATTTCGCCGCCGAATCCCGGCGCGGTCAGAAGCGCCAAGCGCTCTGACGAAATCGTGGGCTGA
- a CDS encoding AraC family transcriptional regulator: MAQVITRHLGQRPSSDTCISGLSLHRQTSPFGPKSYFFEPSFTFTVRGMKRVVLGDETYAYDQSHFLLTAVNLPTVMQVLQASDEHPYMCVMQKIDLELARSLMTEMDAQRGETSADDAGLVLGPVTMPLAAATMNLLDLIETPQDAPFLAESTQREILFRLLTSPVGGRLRQAVQVGTRTNGISKAIRWIRDHFAEPLRVQDLAGIASMGESTFHHHFRALTTMSPLQYQKQLRLHEARRLMINDKMDASLAAHRVGYESATQFNREYRRLFGAPPKRDIRSITFSDRAFFDEGFPVIGQPQSGPATLQ; the protein is encoded by the coding sequence ATGGCCCAGGTCATAACCCGTCATCTGGGACAGAGGCCGTCAAGCGACACCTGCATATCCGGGCTATCCCTACATCGGCAAACATCCCCGTTCGGACCCAAGTCATATTTCTTCGAGCCGTCATTCACGTTCACGGTCCGGGGGATGAAACGCGTTGTCCTGGGCGACGAGACTTACGCCTATGATCAGTCCCATTTTCTGCTGACGGCGGTCAACCTGCCCACGGTGATGCAGGTTTTACAGGCATCGGACGAACATCCCTACATGTGCGTCATGCAGAAGATCGATCTGGAACTCGCCCGCTCTCTGATGACGGAGATGGATGCGCAGAGGGGGGAAACCTCAGCCGACGATGCCGGGCTGGTGCTCGGCCCAGTGACCATGCCGCTCGCTGCGGCGACAATGAATCTGCTCGATCTGATCGAGACGCCGCAGGATGCGCCTTTTCTGGCTGAATCCACCCAACGGGAAATCTTGTTTCGGCTGCTGACGAGCCCTGTAGGCGGCCGCCTACGTCAGGCGGTTCAGGTCGGAACGCGAACCAACGGCATATCAAAGGCGATCCGGTGGATTCGCGATCATTTCGCCGAGCCTTTGCGCGTTCAAGACCTGGCGGGAATCGCGAGCATGGGCGAGTCGACATTTCACCATCATTTCCGCGCGCTCACCACCATGAGCCCGCTTCAGTATCAGAAGCAGTTGCGCTTGCACGAGGCGCGCCGGCTCATGATCAATGACAAGATGGACGCGAGCCTTGCCGCCCATCGCGTCGGTTACGAGAGCGCGACCCAGTTCAATCGCGAATATCGTCGTCTCTTCGGCGCCCCACCCAAACGCGATATCCGATCCATTACCTTCTCTGATCGAGCGTTTTTCGACGAGGGGTTTCCGGTGATCGGGCAACCTCAATCGGGGCCGGCAACGCTGCAATGA
- a CDS encoding tannase/feruloyl esterase family alpha/beta hydrolase: MRLLLLATTAMALIGFSGKAMAMDTACLDLKGKVVGDAAVLTSEAVENRFIAPGGQAFETGAFCRIVARATPSPQSNIVMEIWLPDAQRWNGKFLGTGNGGFAGDIRYAGLAGGLRRGYAVANTDMGSYPAAAAGVGYEAGNERPEVVRDWAYRATHEMTLVSKAMVSRYYGRRPDYSLFAGCSTGGHQGLMEAQRYPEDYDAILAGAPGHNRTHLHAAFTHLALATRQSGGDIVSPAKLGLFSAAALRACVGKDGGAPGDSFLTDPTKCGFRPQDLACRPDQVSAECLTAGEIKTLQWTLDGIRNPRTGELIYPGLTLGSEGILAFLAGGLPNGRLPAELARWVFGPDWDPSTFSFDADMTRVDNELAPIVNAMDADLSRFVARGGKLILYHGWSDFVVRPIDSVLYYDRLTAAGADQTEFARLFMAPGVSHCQDGLGPDNFGQSAEAVTEGGPDTDLLAALDQWVTTGVAPEQVMATRFDQPRSPERKVIATRPICAYPKVARYNGHGDAAQADSFDCSAAEPARYEPPAQAYLR; the protein is encoded by the coding sequence ATGAGACTGCTTCTGCTCGCCACCACGGCCATGGCCCTGATAGGCTTTTCTGGAAAAGCCATGGCCATGGACACCGCCTGTCTGGACCTGAAAGGCAAGGTTGTCGGCGACGCCGCCGTCCTGACCTCCGAAGCCGTCGAAAACCGATTCATCGCGCCCGGGGGACAAGCCTTCGAAACCGGCGCCTTCTGCCGCATCGTCGCGCGCGCCACGCCCTCCCCGCAGTCGAACATCGTCATGGAGATCTGGCTGCCGGACGCGCAGCGTTGGAACGGCAAATTCTTGGGCACGGGAAACGGCGGCTTCGCGGGGGATATCCGTTACGCTGGGCTGGCGGGCGGCCTAAGACGGGGCTACGCCGTCGCCAACACCGACATGGGCTCCTATCCGGCCGCTGCGGCCGGCGTCGGTTATGAGGCGGGCAACGAACGCCCTGAGGTGGTTCGTGACTGGGCCTATCGCGCCACACACGAGATGACCCTGGTCTCAAAGGCGATGGTCAGTCGCTACTATGGCCGCAGGCCCGACTACAGCCTGTTCGCAGGCTGTTCGACCGGCGGACACCAGGGGCTGATGGAAGCCCAGAGATACCCGGAGGATTACGACGCCATCCTGGCCGGGGCGCCTGGGCACAACCGCACCCATCTGCACGCCGCCTTCACCCATCTGGCGCTGGCGACGCGACAGTCGGGCGGCGACATCGTCTCTCCCGCCAAGCTGGGGCTGTTCTCCGCCGCAGCACTGCGGGCCTGCGTCGGCAAGGACGGCGGGGCGCCTGGCGACAGCTTCCTGACCGATCCGACCAAATGCGGCTTCCGCCCGCAGGACCTTGCCTGTCGCCCGGACCAGGTTTCGGCGGAGTGCCTGACGGCAGGCGAAATCAAGACGCTTCAATGGACTCTGGATGGGATACGAAACCCGCGCACGGGTGAGCTGATCTATCCAGGCCTGACCCTTGGCTCCGAAGGAATTCTGGCGTTTCTCGCAGGCGGTCTTCCAAACGGTCGACTGCCGGCGGAACTGGCGCGATGGGTGTTCGGGCCCGACTGGGATCCCTCCACCTTCAGCTTCGACGCGGACATGACGCGCGTCGACAACGAACTGGCGCCGATCGTCAACGCCATGGACGCCGACCTCAGCCGCTTTGTGGCGCGGGGTGGAAAGCTGATCCTCTATCACGGCTGGTCCGACTTCGTGGTCCGGCCGATCGATTCCGTCCTATATTATGACCGTCTGACGGCCGCCGGTGCAGACCAGACCGAGTTCGCGCGACTGTTCATGGCCCCAGGGGTGAGCCACTGCCAGGACGGCCTTGGTCCTGATAATTTCGGCCAGAGCGCCGAAGCGGTCACCGAAGGCGGCCCTGACACCGATTTGCTGGCGGCCCTGGATCAGTGGGTGACGACCGGCGTGGCTCCTGAGCAGGTCATGGCGACACGCTTCGACCAGCCCCGCTCGCCGGAGCGCAAGGTGATCGCGACGCGGCCGATCTGCGCCTATCCGAAGGTGGCGAGATACAATGGCCATGGCGACGCCGCCCAGGCCGATAGTTTTGACTGCTCGGCGGCGGAGCCGGCCCGCTACGAGCCTCCGGCGCAGGCCTATCTGCGCTGA
- a CDS encoding glycoside hydrolase family 3 C-terminal domain-containing protein — protein MLKTLFASTALVGVLAAATPSVSADPDARAAELVGRMTVQERVSLLHGTMPLPFFGDAPIPTGAIFGAGYITGVERLGVPALKETDASLGVSWVAGLRGDGATALPSGVALAATWDPALAYEGGVMIGSEARAKGFNVLLAGGVNLTRDPRNGRNFEYLGEDPLLAGILAGESIRGVQSNHIISTIKHFAFNGNENGRNFHSTNIGEAAGRESDLLAFQIAIERGQPGSVMCAYNRVNDVYACENPTLLNDVLKRDWGYKGWVMSDWGAVHSTAALLHGLDQQSGEQLDRAPFFGSLLLNSLSAGEAGYAARVDDAARRIVRTMAATGLLDNPVTPGGAIDFDQNAQVARRVAERGIVLLRNEGRALPLARTARNILVIGDQADVGVLSGGGSSQVAGPGGPAATVRIGGENALGPFSNALYHASSPLAAIKAEAPNATVRFATGRYPAEAVHLAKEADVVIAFVGQWTTEAVDVPDLSLPNGQDALIEAVAAANPNTIVVLQTGGPVAMPWLNHVPAVLEAWYSGAKGGEAIADILFGDVNPSGHLPVTFPAATEQLPRPVLPGIDLKPVGMVAMGQTQASFPIDYNIEGSDIGYRWFKARNQRPLFPFGFGLSYTDFAYSDLKVEGGQTVTVRFKITNTGSRAGTDVPQVYLSDSPVRSQQRLIGFEAVTLEPGQSRSVSVTADRRLLADWDEGRHGWALAGGVYRVFVGEDAATPVLEGSARVRAARLRP, from the coding sequence ATGTTGAAGACCCTTTTCGCGTCCACTGCTTTGGTCGGCGTCCTGGCGGCGGCCACCCCCTCGGTTTCCGCCGATCCTGACGCACGCGCGGCCGAACTGGTCGGCAGGATGACAGTGCAAGAGCGTGTGTCGCTGCTGCACGGGACAATGCCGTTACCGTTCTTTGGTGATGCCCCGATACCGACGGGCGCGATCTTCGGGGCGGGCTATATCACTGGCGTCGAGCGGCTGGGCGTGCCCGCGCTGAAGGAAACCGACGCCAGCCTGGGCGTGTCCTGGGTGGCGGGTTTGAGAGGGGATGGGGCGACTGCGCTGCCCTCGGGCGTCGCGTTGGCGGCGACCTGGGACCCCGCCTTGGCCTACGAAGGCGGCGTCATGATCGGCAGTGAAGCCCGAGCCAAGGGTTTCAATGTCCTGCTGGCGGGCGGCGTCAATCTGACACGCGATCCGCGCAATGGCCGGAATTTCGAGTACCTGGGCGAGGATCCTCTGCTGGCGGGAATTCTGGCGGGTGAATCCATCCGTGGCGTTCAAAGCAACCACATCATCTCCACGATCAAGCATTTCGCCTTCAACGGAAACGAGAACGGCCGTAATTTCCACAGCACCAACATTGGTGAGGCGGCCGGTCGGGAAAGCGACCTTTTGGCCTTCCAGATCGCCATCGAGCGCGGACAGCCGGGTTCGGTGATGTGCGCCTACAATCGGGTCAATGATGTCTATGCCTGCGAAAACCCGACCCTGCTGAACGACGTGCTGAAGCGCGACTGGGGCTACAAGGGCTGGGTGATGTCGGACTGGGGGGCCGTCCACTCGACCGCCGCATTGCTGCATGGCCTCGACCAGCAGTCGGGCGAACAGTTGGATCGCGCGCCCTTCTTCGGAAGCCTGCTGCTGAATTCGCTGTCGGCCGGTGAAGCCGGTTATGCGGCGCGGGTCGATGACGCGGCGCGACGGATCGTCCGAACCATGGCCGCGACCGGCCTGCTCGACAATCCCGTCACGCCGGGCGGCGCCATCGATTTCGACCAGAACGCCCAGGTCGCCCGCCGTGTGGCCGAGCGGGGCATTGTTCTGCTTCGCAACGAGGGGCGCGCGCTTCCATTGGCCCGGACGGCGCGCAATATCCTGGTGATCGGCGACCAAGCGGACGTGGGCGTCCTGTCAGGCGGCGGATCTTCTCAAGTCGCCGGTCCCGGCGGTCCGGCCGCGACGGTCCGCATCGGCGGTGAGAACGCCCTGGGGCCCTTCAGCAACGCCCTCTATCATGCGTCTTCGCCCCTGGCGGCGATCAAGGCGGAAGCGCCCAACGCCACGGTGCGGTTCGCGACGGGCCGTTATCCGGCCGAAGCCGTGCATTTGGCCAAGGAGGCCGATGTGGTCATCGCCTTCGTCGGTCAGTGGACCACGGAGGCGGTGGATGTTCCCGACCTGTCGCTGCCGAACGGTCAGGACGCCCTGATCGAGGCCGTGGCGGCCGCCAACCCCAACACCATCGTGGTCCTGCAGACGGGCGGCCCGGTCGCCATGCCGTGGCTGAACCACGTGCCGGCCGTGCTGGAGGCGTGGTATTCGGGTGCAAAGGGCGGCGAGGCCATCGCCGACATTCTGTTTGGTGATGTGAATCCATCCGGCCACCTGCCGGTCACCTTCCCCGCCGCCACGGAGCAGTTGCCCCGTCCCGTCCTGCCCGGCATCGATCTGAAGCCTGTGGGCATGGTCGCAATGGGTCAAACGCAGGCGAGCTTCCCGATCGATTACAACATCGAAGGCTCGGATATCGGCTATCGTTGGTTCAAGGCCCGGAACCAGCGGCCGCTGTTCCCCTTCGGCTTCGGCCTGTCCTACACCGACTTCGCCTACAGCGACCTGAAGGTCGAGGGCGGCCAGACCGTGACCGTTCGCTTCAAGATCACCAACACCGGCTCACGCGCGGGGACGGACGTGCCGCAGGTCTATCTGTCGGATTCGCCTGTTCGGTCGCAACAGCGCCTGATCGGCTTCGAGGCGGTGACGCTTGAGCCGGGTCAGAGCCGCAGCGTCTCCGTCACCGCGGATCGTCGACTGCTCGCCGATTGGGACGAAGGGCGACATGGCTGGGCCTTGGCCGGCGGCGTCTATCGCGTCTTTGTCGGCGAGGATGCCGCGACCCCCGTCCTGGAAGGTTCGGCGCGGGTGCGGGCGGCGCGTCTTCGGCCGTGA
- a CDS encoding carboxylesterase family protein, whose translation MATTDGQVAGAVADGVASWKGIPFAQPPVGALRWRAPQAPAPWSNVRPATAYSHDCMQIPFAGDAAPLGTPPTEDCLYLNVWRPAAAAANAKLPVIVWIYGGGWVNGGASPAVYDGSPLAREGVVVVSFNYRLGRFGFFAHPALTAENADAGLLGNYGYMDQVSALKWVNANIAAFGGDPANVTIMGESAGGGSVLNLMTTPLAEGLFQRAIAMSAPARMDATMKPLHADNGPDAEDDGVGFANWAGVTGEDAAALAALRALPADKVVAGTGMAERPVAPASGPMRDGRVIVGASQAFRDLRQAHVPLMVGATSRDIGFGPPTSREQLYAQFPDPAAARAAYDGITDDTAFRQAVYSDMFMVEPARFAAQQQTRLGQPAWHYRYGYVAETMRAEWPGTPHATEIPFFMGTIKARYPDKVTPADQAASALIVGYVVNFARTGNPNGTGLPQWPVYEDGGRPVMNFTNTGVRGGQDPWRARLDITQAAAERPSAP comes from the coding sequence GTGGCCACAACGGACGGGCAGGTGGCCGGCGCGGTCGCCGATGGCGTGGCGTCCTGGAAGGGCATTCCTTTCGCACAGCCCCCTGTCGGCGCTCTGCGCTGGCGTGCGCCGCAGGCGCCCGCACCTTGGTCGAACGTTCGGCCTGCAACCGCCTACAGCCATGACTGCATGCAGATTCCCTTCGCCGGGGACGCCGCACCTTTGGGGACGCCGCCGACTGAGGACTGCCTCTACCTCAATGTGTGGCGGCCCGCTGCGGCGGCTGCGAACGCCAAACTTCCCGTCATCGTCTGGATTTATGGAGGCGGCTGGGTGAATGGCGGGGCGTCCCCCGCTGTTTATGACGGCTCGCCGTTGGCGCGCGAGGGCGTCGTCGTCGTCAGTTTCAACTACCGCCTCGGCCGCTTCGGCTTCTTCGCCCACCCGGCCCTGACCGCCGAGAACGCTGACGCCGGCCTGCTTGGCAACTATGGCTATATGGATCAGGTCTCAGCGCTGAAGTGGGTCAACGCCAATATCGCGGCCTTCGGCGGCGACCCCGCAAACGTCACCATCATGGGGGAATCCGCCGGTGGCGGATCGGTCCTGAACCTGATGACGACGCCATTGGCCGAGGGCCTGTTCCAGCGCGCGATCGCCATGTCGGCGCCCGCCCGCATGGACGCGACAATGAAGCCTCTGCATGCGGACAACGGCCCGGACGCGGAAGATGACGGCGTCGGCTTTGCGAATTGGGCCGGCGTGACCGGCGAGGACGCCGCCGCCCTGGCTGCGCTGCGCGCCCTCCCGGCGGACAAGGTCGTGGCCGGAACCGGCATGGCTGAGCGCCCCGTTGCGCCGGCGAGCGGACCGATGCGCGACGGCCGGGTCATCGTCGGCGCGAGCCAGGCCTTCCGTGACCTGCGCCAGGCGCATGTGCCCTTGATGGTCGGCGCCACCAGCCGGGACATCGGGTTCGGTCCGCCGACAAGCCGTGAACAGCTCTATGCACAGTTCCCGGACCCTGCCGCCGCCCGCGCCGCCTACGACGGCATCACCGACGACACGGCATTCCGTCAGGCCGTGTATTCGGACATGTTCATGGTCGAGCCCGCGCGTTTCGCCGCGCAGCAGCAGACACGCCTCGGGCAACCGGCCTGGCACTATCGTTACGGCTACGTCGCTGAGACGATGCGCGCCGAATGGCCGGGCACGCCGCACGCGACCGAAATTCCGTTCTTCATGGGCACGATCAAGGCTCGCTATCCTGACAAGGTGACGCCGGCCGACCAGGCGGCCTCCGCGTTGATCGTCGGCTATGTGGTCAACTTCGCCCGCACGGGAAATCCAAACGGGACAGGCCTGCCCCAATGGCCCGTCTATGAAGACGGCGGCCGCCCCGTCATGAACTTCACCAACACCGGCGTTCGCGGTGGTCAGGACCCCTGGCGCGCACGCCTGGACATCACCCAGGCCGCCGCCGAGCGGCCGTCGGCCCCTTGA